The Glycine soja cultivar W05 chromosome 6, ASM419377v2, whole genome shotgun sequence genome has a window encoding:
- the LOC114414094 gene encoding glycine-rich RNA-binding protein 1-like, producing the protein METALRRSSRVLCLILAIVGLIRCDNEVINGNASSSSSPSQGNNATFVTFPSQGVNEEVVKEKHNSYYNNNNKVHVKSTSWYYGGSGGGGGGGGGGGGYGWGWGGGGGGGGGGGGGGGGGGGGGGGGGGGGGGGGGGGGGGGGGEGGWKCVKRKGEYRVGEYAECMAKTRCRGMRLECPLHCGGPCYYDCHHMCKAHCRRP; encoded by the exons ATGGAGACGGCTTTGAGAAGAAGTTCAAGGGTCCTCTGTCTAATCCTTGCAATTGTTGGGCTTATTAGATGTGACAATGAGGTGATAAATGGCAACGCTTCTTCTAGTTCTAGTCCTAGTCAAGGCAACAATGCAACATTTGTAACTTTCCCAAGTCAAGGCGTAAATGAAGAAGtagtaaaagaaaaacacaacagctattacaacaataataataaagtccACGTCAAGAGTACTAGTTGGTATTATGGAGGAAGTGGAGGCGGTggcggaggaggaggaggtggaGGTGGTTATGGATGGGGAtggggtggtggtggaggaggaggaggaggaggaggaggaggaggaggaggtggaggtggagggggagggggaggtggaggaggaggaggcggtggtggaggaggaggaggaggcggtGGTGGAGGAGAAGGAGGGTGGAAATGTGTTAAAAGGAAAGGAG AATATAGGGTGGGGGAGTATGCTGAATGCATGGCAAAAACCCGATGCCGGGGAATGAGGTTGGAATGCCCTCTTCATTGTGGTGGACCTTGTTACTACGATTGTCACCATATGTGTAAGGCCCATTGTCGCAGACCTTGA